Proteins from a single region of Deltaproteobacteria bacterium:
- a CDS encoding epoxyqueuosine reductase, with the protein MNESVTPNDLRILIDDYVTAYPETTGERNLWRKPLLATAKADDRFDILPRIAAEDHALPQDLLPSAKSVVVFFVPFVKELAVENHKGEIPCRNWGLTYESTNRLIKNLCGHIRHHLEDRGYKAELTPATHNFDHVKLVSRWSHKHLGYLTGLGRFGVNAQLITPSGCAGRLGSLVTDAEFGDSPLIREKELCLHKNGHKCLVCVKRCPVGAVSESGIDRKLCWERLKSNRDQTEELAGLEKTTHVCGKCQVLVPCSLKVPKEE; encoded by the coding sequence ATGAATGAATCAGTAACTCCTAACGATCTCAGAATCCTAATTGACGATTATGTAACTGCATACCCCGAAACAACCGGAGAACGAAATCTCTGGCGGAAGCCGCTTCTGGCGACAGCTAAAGCAGACGATCGCTTCGACATACTGCCCCGCATCGCCGCAGAGGATCACGCCCTGCCACAGGACTTACTGCCCTCGGCCAAATCGGTAGTGGTTTTTTTCGTGCCATTTGTAAAAGAGCTGGCGGTTGAAAACCACAAAGGGGAAATCCCCTGCCGGAACTGGGGGCTTACCTATGAGTCCACAAATCGGCTCATCAAAAACCTGTGCGGACATATCCGGCATCATCTTGAAGACCGGGGATACAAAGCCGAATTGACTCCGGCTACACACAATTTCGACCATGTAAAGCTCGTCTCCCGATGGTCTCACAAGCACCTGGGATATCTTACAGGCCTAGGACGCTTCGGGGTGAACGCTCAGCTTATCACACCCTCCGGATGCGCCGGACGATTAGGCAGTCTGGTGACCGATGCCGAATTTGGCGACAGCCCCCTGATCAGAGAAAAAGAACTATGCCTGCACAAAAATGGCCATAAATGCCTTGTGTGCGTCAAACGTTGTCCGGTGGGAGCGGTGTCCGAATCAGGCATCGACCGCAAACTTTGCTGGGAGCGCCTGAAATCCAATCGCGACCAGACAGAGGAACTAGCGGGCCTTGAAAAGACAACCCATGTCTGCGGTAAATGCCAAGTCCTCGTGCCGTGTAGCCTGAAAGTTCCGAAGGAGGAGTAA